Sequence from the Lasioglossum baleicum chromosome 9, iyLasBale1, whole genome shotgun sequence genome:
GTTTTTCGAATCAGCCAGACGCGGTGCGATGGCGATTGGATCTGTGGAGAAACCACACTTTAAGTTAAGTAGTCATTTAAAGCAAGCTCTTCAGGATGCGGTGAATAAAGCAGAGCAAAGACTGAAAGACGAACAAAAAGTGGCTAGACATCAAAAGAGGCTTGTTAAAGTCCAAGAGATGATGAGCTCGGATGAGGAGATGAAAAAACGGAAACAGAAACTAGTAAGTGTATCTTATAAGTGACGTACGTCACTCATACGGTCATGAATAAAATCGGTCTTTCCGTTTTCACAGAAAAAGGAACAAAAATTGGCACAAGAACAACGCGCTGGAAATCAATTAAGTACAAACGGATTGAAGCAAGTGAATGGCAAGAGTCCAGAACGGTCGGATAGTCCCACAAGCACTTCCACGGCCACCAGTGTTGGTACCTTGACTCCACCTTCTCTGCGTGAGTATCATACTATCTGCGAACAGACTTCACTAATAACTAACATTAATCTTACGAAATTTTTACATTAGCTGGACACAAAAGTTGATGGCGCATACTACGCTTATTTCTGTCACGTAGGTCATATCATCATTCATTAATCATCGATTAATAAGCATTCACGCATCTTCTCATTTGACCATTGCTTGGATACATCTTCAGTGAAGTATATTCGCTCTGATTCTGAATTCTGTACGTCTTGTAGATTTCTCTTTTTATCCTTTTCTTCGAGTATGCGCACCCCTCTTCCCATAGTCGCTAGCAGTAGATATAAACGAATCGACCAAAATATAGAACGTTAACGTAGCGGGTGTCCAAGCGATGTCGCACGAGTATGGTGAACGATATTGCTCTCAATTTAACTGAAGGTTTTGTTAATGTGCCGCAAGGTGATGCAGCCTCTAGTAAGGGTACTATCCCTCCGCCTCCGATGCCGCCATCCAACGACGTAGCCAACAACGTCCCGAAGGTGACCAACGAGCGAGCTGCTTTGCTCGGGAGTATTAGTAACTTCAACAAAACTAGTCTTCGCAGAGTTGCGAATGGGCCCCATTGAGCCGGTAGGTTAGACAACAGGTGGGAAATTGATAAACAATCTTATTGTAATGGGAACCGTAATCCATACCGCAGGAGTGCTATTTTCCTTCGACGAACAGTTTAGACGCGACAGAaactatacatttttattttgatcgcGATACTTGCGAGAATCGTGGCAtccgaattttttttagagattttTGAAGGTGTTCGCTGCAATGGCAAACAATCATTAATCATATTCCAAAAATTCCTCTATTTACATGTATATAGCGTGACAAGAACAATTACTGTCTCGATATCTTCAGAATTGTAAAGTCATAAAAATTTCCTCTTTCAAGGTCCTATTCATTGTAGCAATCTCTTGGAATTTCGAAGATATTATTGTGCTATTAGTTATTGTGTTTTGTTTCCTATAATGAAAGCGCGATGCATTTATAGAGTCGGCTGTTTAGGCCTATTTCGCTGATGATTTTATTTTCGGAGTACCGTCCATAATCGGATTTGTGATCGTAGACAAATGAGCTAAAGTATGgagagatttaaaaaaaaaaggtgaTCTTTTATAAACCGTGATCGTATATGTGTAACCGGATATAGTAGTTGGGCAATCAATGTATTTAAGTAGAAAATCATTTCTCTCTTAATTCcgttatacgtatatatatttaaggattaaagaaaatttattgataactaataaattttattcgtgTAACAATTATCGCACACACTATCACAGGTGGATGCATAATAGaggaaaaaaaacaataacaatTGTGTAACATTGGTTGTTGTAGAAATTATGTTCTTTCGATCCAAGTCTCGCGATCATCGTTTTTAACGGCTTCGTTTTATCGTTCTTAACGAGTCCTTAAAGAATAATTGAAACATTTGAAATAACGATATATGACCAATGGGATAGCAACCATGTTCGTCGCGTAAAATTCGTCTCGTTAATGTGTACCGTTCCGTCTATTTCAAAGTTTATGTGTGACGTATTAATGTACAGATCGATTGACAGTTTTCTGTGAGTCTCGTTCGTACCGTGAACGTGAATATATTGTACGTTGCTTTCGTTGTAACGGTCGTAGACTCGGAAACGTTCGTTTCTACGAGGAGAAAATGTGCCAATGGAAATGTATGCAATTTTTTCGTCGAACAGGTATGTTATGGTGACGAATAACTGTAACCTATCTCTAAATGTCACAAAAAAAGAACAGTACATTTATATAgatatatgtaaaaaaaatatatatatatatacagcatGTCAAATGTAGCTGTGCGGGTGACTAAATTCAGGGGGATGCGCAGaagaaaacaaagaccgcactcgacgagagaaggatgcaacatttgaacggtaaagtacacacctcgtcaaaagtgcgtactgtccattattttttacagcagtaaacatacaaaacaactgtttatatgtttgtgtgaatacacttgtgtcactatactttttaactgaactgtcgtaacgtgaatcgtttgacaggtgacgtATCGTTGTGAAGTTCCGCCGATTTACCAATGCGCAGCGGGGTcgtttccccttgcgggggacattcagccgcacagctacatttgacaagctgtacacatgtatatgtatacgattTATCTGTGAATAACAGTCACGGAAGCTGTGTAATATAGACGCGATTTTCATACGTGACGTTAATTTTAAATGTAATTTGTTGATTTTATCCGCATAAATGCTATACTTCATAGAGTAATATAAGTATATTTGTTTTATTGCGAATTGTGAAATCAGAATAAAACGAAATCTATATTTATCAAGTAACAGAGCAAGATATAACTCGTGCGTAACTCTGACGTGTTCCGAGAAACACTTGGTAGCAATGAAAAATCGTCATTAAATCGCGACATGTTTCGTCTGCTGAAGAAAAATAAACTCGCTCGATCGTTGTGTTTATACAACGTGTAATGATGTGTATCCCCAAATATGAAAAACCATTTATTAGAACGAAAATAATTGCGCTGACAGAAGTATCACAttacacttaaaaaaaaaacatcttACTCCGTAACAAAAATTTCAACGCAGAAAGATAGCTTTCATGTAGGAGATATTTTACTACTCGCTAAGAAAGTTTAATAAACAcaaagtatatgtatatctttGCAGTATTTTTATCATTCGAAGGATCTTTAATACTATATTGTAAATTctcaatatataaaaaatatatatatatatatatgtgtgtgtgaacACCGCTGTCTAAATGTATGATTATAACCGCAAGCAAGCAGTACAGTTGGTTTCATTTGTGCGCGTGCAATATCTGCACGATTCCTTTTTAAAAGTCATCGAATAATTCTGCTTTCGAGAGAACTTTCCCTTGCATGTATCTTCCACTTCGGAgtgatatttattttttccgTACAATTGTACTTCGTCTGTGCGCAGCGAGACCAAATCGTTCGTCTTCCTTCATTTCCGTTTTTTGTCCGGCATATATAGAAAAGCAACTCGGTGAACATATGAAAATTGTGTTGCGCCTGCCGCGTCATCACAAATTATAGTTTTGCAGTTGTTGAAGCAAGCGTTCGTAGACCAGCCATCAACACACAACAATGGCAAGGTTCACCGCATTACGTGCAAGAAGCTTTTGTAATTTATGAATCTGTTTTAAAATATGTTCTATACACAATCTGCGCGAGTCTTTATGTAACATGGTTAGTCCTATGTACACATATGTAATGTATATACAATGCTATCCACGCAATTGTGTCACCGTGAGAATGTATATGGCATTCTTGATTAAGTTGGGAGGACTtgtatttaacacgttgactgtcgAACCAGCAAGCAAAGCCAAAGCAATTCGTTTagtaaaacaaaaattcgaCGCGAAGATTTATTCGATTATTCTTTTTACACTCTTACATTTCGCAGATCTTAACTAAATTTGGCACACGAACTTTGCCGCAACAAAAACATTAAGGTTTTTACATATCCGAATGAACAATTGCGTTACTCACATACGAGGAACGCGGCAGTCAACGTGTCAAATTAACAGCTAAAACCAACTGTCATGAGTGTAGCTTGTTTCCATTTTCTGAAGAGTTTAACACTACTGTGTCCCAGTCTCTGTGTATTACATTGCACAACTACACCAGTATTATTATCGTTCACAGGTGATCCCGCTCATTAAAAATCCCAGCACGAATACCACCTACAGTCATATTATAATTCGATTGTTATCGTTATCTTCTCTTTTGATAAATTAGAGCTAACTGGGGTCGCAATCTGATGGCCCCAGCCGAGTATCATAACTTCTGATGAAGTTTTTCGGTTACCGTCTTCAATCTGTAAAAAGAGAGATTGTTTTTATCTTACAAATGACATTTTCGCGGGCTTGTTTCGGACCGGGGCACAGTGGGTCCAAATGCCAATCTGGCTGATAAAAAATCATAGTGATCAGACGCAGCTTCCTATTGCAACTTGTATGGAGTCGTTGTATATAACCGGgagacttcaatctttaaatcttcggaacttcgaaacttcgaagttcccttcgttccttcgaagcttcggaaaagttacagccctactaTGAACCACAAAAATCTTAAACCCTCTCTATGAGTGACCGCAAACTGTTCACAAACTTTAAAGTGACATTAAACAATTACTTGCAAATAGTGGCAGCTGATTTTTACCagaattaaagaacagagtagCTACATTACGAAATCAAACAGGAGATTTCGACGAATACGCGTAAATTTGGTTACTTTCATTCGAAAAACTGAAATGCATGGAGTAAAAAATTgactacctctgaacacgggtatttggaaaattcattaacttttgcaaattctgtaattacagaatgAAAGTACGTGCTTTCCTCTACAAAACCCATGAAAGGCAAAATATTCGcatttaattatatgtagactTTTGCGTAAATATTACCCTATGTAAAAAATCTTCAAAGCAaaacagaatataatttaaagatCTACGGGGATTTAAgaatggaaacaaataaaaaagtaagtacATAATAGTATGtgattgaaaatacgactttttaTAGGTGGATTGGCGTTTGGGTCCACTGTGCGCGCGGGGATGTGAATTACCTTTGAAGCTCCTCTTGAATTCGATCTGTGATCGCTTTCCTAGTTTCCAACTCGCTTGCTTTCGATGCTCGCAATTTATCTACCAGATCGCTGAAATCTATGGGCTCGCCATAGTTTACAGTGACCCTATTCCCAAACCTTAACCAGTATGGCGGCTCGTTTGGAAGAACTTGGTCCATGCCAAGGTGACAGATTGGAATCACTAGGGGTGTAACAGGTGATTCCATTATTAACCTTCCCACGCCCCATTTTAATCTACAAAATGGATCGGGATGAAATAACGAAAAATCTAACCATGATCATCGCATTGCTATTAAATTGACGGGAAACAAATGGCCGATCAGCTtccacaatttttttcataacagAACTTTCCAGAATTTGTTCTGGATGATTTTCTCTGAAATGTGTAACTTAATTAAGGTCCTGAAAAAACTTGATGGAACGGTCCCGGAAAAGACATCGATGAATTCGAGAAGAAATTTATTGCTTCTGATTCGACCGTGTTTTCAAGTATTTTCGTATATCGGTCATTTATTTAGATCAATTCAATAGAATCGAAGAATATCGAACCTCATGTTCTCTTTGAGCATGTTGACTTTTCCCTCGGGGAAAATGTGCAGCCAATCTCCGGCGGCCAGCTTCTCCATGCAGAAGTCCATCGCTTCCTGATATATTCCGCCGCCTCTGATTACGGGGATACACCTTCCCAGCATAAAGAAGTAGGAATGCCAGGTTTTCGTGAAACAAATGTCGTGCGCGGCGAGTGACCATCTCATCTTACGTCGACTCAGGAGATGCCTCAGGTCCAGGGACGCTAAATGAGTTCAGAGATTTTTCTGTCTTAAATTCTTTCATTCGATCGCGTATCGATGTCTGTCTGAGAAAGAAAAGATTACATATGTCTCAGGAAAGGGGAACGTGACAGCGTGTCAACTTAATTCGATATTTAAACGAGGCTCGTGTCGCTTTTTACACATTCGCCGGTTCGCACGGTGCCTTGGAATGCGTATCGTATATTTCCCCGTTTTTCACTTCCGCTTTTCCGATCGATCCACATCGTGTCGAACCTTGTTTGGCAAATTACAAAATGCTACAATGTGGAATAGCACATCGCATGAATATCCACCAAGGCTTTAGGCACGGGAGACCTATTAATACGATTCTCGATGACTCTGCTATACCAGAAAGAAGGTTAAAAATCCCACGAGAAATGATTAGactatacagggtctgtccggaaagtaatgcaaccacatttttaacaaaaaatctattaaacatatgggtacaaagggtcccatggaaatcatcgacacagatttctccgacacggttttcaccgacaacatttcattaattttttatttattaattaattaattcaagaacactcggtttcatatttcgtttttccactgattttcattcaatccacattaattaataaactagagggttattgttgctcgctcgcttcgctcgctcgcgagtagggttgtttttgctcgctggCTTCGCGAgatcgcggataggactgctcttgcgaaagggttagtggtacgcatggctagtagtacctatagctattaatgtttttttttatttggtgtgtgactctccacgagccacacaaagaacttcccgattcgttagttgcagtatattattatcattattaagtgtaagttttaagaagattatacgttttcagggaaattcaatagttttctacttatcaaaatgtttgctatatggcgtcgcattaaacgaacatcgcaggctctttgctcgcttggttccttgttacagcatactaatgttgcaaaataaattgtcttaattagtttttcgcaaacgatacaactcctcattatccgggtttgcagtattgatcttggttttcttcgatactgttaatttaaattgtcccaaaatatataaaccgcgctcaattttgaaactctgctcagtgctacatacaacatttgtaaagttcgcctttctgattttttaaaattcaaacatacttttctcgtatgtttgtccctgacttttatgaatcgtaatcgcttcagcaggaaccactggaaattgactacgtgtgatttgatatttttcctcactcgacatatttatatgattcgagatttttagtattggtgttaaattttgatgaatatttgcatttttcatataatcacgataacgagttcttactttcactcctactctggccaattgaaaatctaaccacaatatagacgaaattttagtattttcttgataagtaataaattttaacattccgcatgtgtgtgtgtgttccattaatcaatccgttttcaacatcaatgttattaataattatcatatagtttatattaattttcaatttaatctcagttaataattcgttttgaactgattgtttttttaaagattgtaatataaatttttttttgtactttcatcgatattctttgaaaatgtattctcgggagtagagatgattaactcactcttgcattgggataattttcgattattgtaagcggaaacattagcgtaaggtacaaaaaaaaaatttttttaaaattttttttaatttaaaaaaaatgaaaaaaaaattttttggtgtaattacgtttgtttcttcggtggaaactttccgttctctcgtataaattgcattgtagaatcaactcctttcgaaaaaaactaaaaatctaaaaaactacttgaccaatatggaccaaaatctaatcagctctaagttacgacagggcacatcgattgcatcattcatcattctgatcgcgttgttactttttcagaaaacgttaacgaaaaatttgataccatagaaacagacatacgcacacacacacacatacgaacattttgctgaaaatagtctaaaatgactgcaatgaccatgaaacgtgaagatctgctaaaaaatcgattttcgattttcggggtcattacaataacttccctataaaatcgggaagttaattaataaaaaattaatgaaatgttgtcggtgaaaaccgtgttggagaaatctgtgtcggtgatttccatgggacccgggtacaaacctttacatttcttcaaagtagaatcattgggcgtcgacacattttttccagcgcggtttccatgcttcgtatgttccctggaaggcgttttttggaacctctcgtagtacataccctcgtcacagcctctttgacgcgttccacgctttcaaaatggcatccttttagcagatttttaatttttggaatcaagaagaagtcggcgggagacaagtcaggactttacgggggttgaggaagagttgtgatccaactaagaagtaccgtttactgttttccccataatctacggaaaagttttggttggaagtgctcgacgaggctgcaACGAGGATACTACGAGAGGCtccagataacgccttccaggCAGCacacgaagcatggaaatcgcgctggaaaaaatgtgtcgacgcccaagggtcctactttgaagaattttaaaggtttgtactcgtATGTTgaatagattaaaaaaaaaatgtggtcgcattactttccggacagaccctgtattacTGAGAGTGATTCGATGATCTACGAAATTGAATAATTGACTAAGAAAAGGAAAGCTGGATAATACAGCCACAAAGCTAATTATTTCCCGTTCTTCGTGGTTCCTCATTTGTTAATAGAAATCTCTGACAAAGTGACGAGGTAAAGAACTTATCGCGAAATATTCCGGAGGCAAACGGAATAATTACAATTTCGATCTGAAATGCAAATATTTGACAAACACGcgatatagaatatttttaaaccGCAAGATACGAAGAAATCGATCTTCTCGAGTTACAAGAAACGCGTGTCGTTCTACTTAACACCCGGGAAAATACAGTAGTAGTATTCAAAGATCCTTTTACACAATTACTTGTTTATGATATTGTAAGATTGAGATCAGGCCGGATCGCGTTGGAACAGTGTCGTGTGCTAAACGAAGAATAGACAATAATGTAGACACGCAGTGGAATTCCATTTACTATGGCCGAACTTTTACCTATGCGAGTATGTACAACGCCACGCCCTTACTGTTAGGATCAAACCGGATGTAACGGTTCAAGGTCGCTTCAAGGTCAATGTGTCGTACACAATGGAATATCCTTTTCGTGATCTTCAATTCTTAGACAAGTCAAAGTTCAATAGCCTGGCCACACTGACTTCTTATCAATTTTGCATCCAGTTTGCACACggacaaaaaatatatttccgaTGACCAGAACAATTGGATGATCCACTGCGTATATGATGCGTTTAATGCACAAGTGGTGTGAGACAACCTATATGCTTCTCAGTGGCGGCTCGAATTAAGTGGAGGCCccaagcggtaaaaattttTTGGCCCTCAAACTCAAGTGAGAAATAGAAGTTGCAAAACACTCTCATAAActtgttaacactttacctaccggaagcctattaaaaggatttttaataattgtgctgcatCAAAAAGGaaagcatatatatatatatatatatagaaattttctcttacattgcaatcttaaatgaaactattagatgacgttattgacgaTGActcgttagttcacaatgaaaattgctgttgctattaaaggttccattaaaaagtgtttagccatagatttttcaaaattatgcaataatcaccggtcggtaatgtgttaacaaaaaagaaaaccaatgaaaaattttgtaaaaaagaattaatactgCGAAATTCGGGGCCCTATGATAGCCCGGGGCTCCACGCGGCCGCTTAGTCCGCTTACCGTTAATGCTATCAATTTAGAAAATTGCCCATGAATAAAACATTATTTCTACTCGTACGCAAACAAGATACACCACTGTCACAAACAACATCACTTTTGCATTAAACAGGCTGTTATATAATATTTACGGAGTATTCACATATCCGTGGTCTAGCGACGAGTGGCTGGGATAAATGAAGTTCCACTGTAATCGTCGAAACGGTTAAGAGAACTTACCCCAGATGCCTGGATCGTCGAAGCAGCTGTAATGATTCGAGACGGTGATGAGAGGAACATTTTTTGGCCGGCAATCTAGCACTCGTGTCATAATATGCTTGTTGTACACCATGGTTTTGTTTAGCCATTCTTAAACATCAAGGAATAGAAAGAAACGGTTCGGTAAATCAACTCGCATTTCTGGGAAAGAGAGGGCGGCTGTGGCCACTGTTTCGATGCTCGGAATGCGTTTAACTATTACCGTGGAACGGGCTTTGTCCTGACTCTACATAGAACCGACGTTTTTCAACGCGTGCTTGGCTAACCGCGGAACTTACGTTCACCTTTTAAATACTGCAGATACATTTCTACCGTatctaaatatttttgaaacgtTTACGTATAGAGAAACGCATTTCCGCAGAACAATTACAACATTCTTTTACAGCAATAGTCAGTGATAGTAGAGCGGATTAGTTTGATAAGACTCGGTAGCAGAACAATATACTCTTCAGCTGGTGTAAAGATTCTGAGATGAGGATTGTGTTAAGACACATGATAACAAATGTGGTTTCCGGTGTTGATAACGTATATTGCACATGTTAGTGAACTCTTTCACGCAGCCATTGCGacgttaatttatttatgaaGTCATTTCTTA
This genomic interval carries:
- the Taz gene encoding tafazzin, phospholipid-lysophospholipid transacylase isoform X1, with amino-acid sequence MLYDIKWVLPKLRNTGHLWNIASSITFVAVGIFSKIIIGRILLPPNEGHMESVVGPCWPLKWLNKTMVYNKHIMTRVLDCRPKNVPLITVSNHYSCFDDPGIWASLDLRHLLSRRKMRWSLAAHDICFTKTWHSYFFMLGRCIPVIRGGGIYQEAMDFCMEKLAAGDWLHIFPEGKVNMLKENMRLKWGVGRLIMESPVTPLVIPICHLGMDQVLPNEPPYWLRFGNRVTVNYGEPIDFSDLVDKLRASKASELETRKAITDRIQEELQRLKTVTEKLHQKL
- the Taz gene encoding tafazzin, phospholipid-lysophospholipid transacylase isoform X2, which encodes MLYDIKWVLPKLRNTGHLWNIASSITFVAVGIFSKIIIEWLNKTMVYNKHIMTRVLDCRPKNVPLITVSNHYSCFDDPGIWASLDLRHLLSRRKMRWSLAAHDICFTKTWHSYFFMLGRCIPVIRGGGIYQEAMDFCMEKLAAGDWLHIFPEGKVNMLKENMRLKWGVGRLIMESPVTPLVIPICHLGMDQVLPNEPPYWLRFGNRVTVNYGEPIDFSDLVDKLRASKASELETRKAITDRIQEELQRLKTVTEKLHQKL